A window of Loxodonta africana isolate mLoxAfr1 chromosome 3, mLoxAfr1.hap2, whole genome shotgun sequence genomic DNA:
TGACATCTGTTTCAGTACCACCACAATTCCAAAGATGCTAGTGAACCTCCAAGCACAGAATCACAGTATCACATATGCAGGCTGCCTCACCCAGGTGTGCTTTGTCCTAGTTTTTGCTGCTTTGGAAAATTTTCTCCTTggagtgatggcctatgaccgctttgTAGCCATTTGTCACCCAGTAAAGTACACTGTCATCATGAACTCCCACATCTGTGGCCTGCTGATTCTACTCTCCTTGTTCATTAGCATCACGAACGCCCTGCTCCACAGTCTGATGTCATTGCTACTGTCCTTCTGCACAGAGCTAGTAATTCCTTACTTCTTCTGTGAAGTTCTTCAGGTCATCAAGGTTGCCTGTTCTGATGCTCTCATCAATAACATCTTCTCATACTTTGCAGCTACAGTACTGGGTGGTATTCCTctctctggaatcattttctcTTATGCTCAAATTATCTCCTCCATTTTGCGAATGCCATCAGCAGTTGGAAAGTAtaaagctttttccacttgtgGGTCTCATCTCTCAGTAATTTCTTTGTTCTATGGGACAGGTTTTGGTTCATATATCAGTGCTGCATTTACCCCTTCTAGGAAGACTGCAGTAGCTTCAGTGATGTACACCGTGCTCACTCCCATAATGAACCCCTTTATTTACAGCCTGAGAAATAGGAAAGTGAAGGGGGCTTTGAGAAAAATTATGAGGAGCATACCTGCTTTTCAGTGATTATATTACCTACATTTGGCCTGGCTTTCTAGACTGCATCAAAGTGAAAGAATAATTGTGAGACAGGATGCCTGACTCTCCCACCAACACTTTCTTCTAAAATAATGACATAATGTAGTGGCTGAGTGCAACTCAATGTAGGtttgaaatttgaattttctctttgtgTAGCTCTGTGCTATttgacaaattatttttattctctaaGCTGGAATCTCTTTGGTCaggttttatggaagcagagcctAAGGCAGGGTTGATTTATTTTGGTAGCAcattctcaaaataaagaaagcagGATGTAGATAAAGCTGTTGGAATAGAGACTAGCTTCAGCCTGATGCCATGGGTAGAGTTCTGTGACTGAAAACTAGACTTAATCTCACTGCAAGGCAAGACAGCTGACCTTTCATGCCCAAATTTAGTTATTACCATGACATGTCACTGGTAAACCATGAGTGTCCAGGATAACATTAGCATTCATcatatttttgtggttgttgctattgttggcaTTGTTGTTAGCTGAAATCAAGCTGACCTTCATGATCCATAGGGTCTCATTTTGGAAGtaaattttggaagtaaattgccagggctTTGTTTCTAGTGCATCTTAGTGTGAAACACCCACTGGAACCTCTTCGACATTATAACAACACTGGATGCTCCACTGACAGAGAGGTTGTTGCTCCACATAAGGTTcgttggccagaaatcaaacttgggtctcccacatggaaggtgaaccATAATTTCACCCTACATTATCCACAAAATTGTCATATTTGGATTATCACAGGGGCTTCAGATGATTGTGTGATAACTGAATCTTACTAGCGAGGAAGTCTTTGTTTCTAATAAGAAAATGTAAGCGCTGACTCTAAAATGCTTAAACCATAGAGTTACTCTTAATTACAAGAACTTCAGAGATagagaatgcaaaaaaaaaaagatcgaaaGAAAGACTTTATTCAGTCCTCCTTGAGGTAGCTTCATTCTTGGAATGGTTACCCTCAGGAATGGCAGCAACGGACTCAGGCATCCTGTGCAGATGTGATGCTCAAATACACAAGGCTGAAAATTTGTCCCTAAACCTGTTGttaattgttgttagatgccatcaagttgattctgattcaaatcaaccctatgtacaacagaaagaaacactggctggtcctgtgccattctcacaatcatttttatgcttgaacccattgttgcagccactgtgtcaaaccatgttctagatggtcttcctctctttttctgaccccctctctactttaccaagcatgatgtccttctcgaggaactggtccctcatgataacgtgtccaaagtatatcaaagtctccccatccttgcttctaaggagcattctgtctgtatttcttcAGAGACAGATTTATTGGCTCTTctggcaacccatggtatatccaatattcttccccagcaccataatttaaaggtatcaattcttccttagtcttccttattcattgtccagctttcacatgcataagaatcGATTGAAAATGCTGTGGTGTGGGTCACATGCAtgcctcaaagtgatatctttgctttttaacactttaaagaggtcttttgcaaaagatttgcTCAACAAAATACCTCATTAGATTTCctaattgctgcttccatgggcactgattgtggatccaactagaATGAAATGCTTGgcaacttccttccttcctttccgtatttatcatggtgtttattggtctggttgtggggatttcagttttctttttgttgaggtgcaatccatactgaaggctgcagtatttgatcttcatcaataagtgcttcaagttcttttcactttcagcaagcggtTTGTGTCACCTGTATTGTtgatgagttttcttccaatcctgatgctagcccttcttgatacagtccagat
This region includes:
- the LOC135230872 gene encoding olfactory receptor 7G2-like, which produces MYFFLANLSLTDICFSTTTIPKMLVNLQAQNHSITYAGCLTQVCFVLVFAALENFLLGVMAYDRFVAICHPVKYTVIMNSHICGLLILLSLFISITNALLHSLMSLLLSFCTELVIPYFFCEVLQVIKVACSDALINNIFSYFAATVLGGIPLSGIIFSYAQIISSILRMPSAVGKYKAFSTCGSHLSVISLFYGTGFGSYISAAFTPSRKTAVASVMYTVLTPIMNPFIYSLRNRKVKGALRKIMRSIPAFQ